The following are from one region of the Petrotoga sp. 9PWA.NaAc.5.4 genome:
- a CDS encoding MBL fold metallo-hydrolase: MNDWFTTDRIDADTYIISEYRHWEETHCYFLNGSEHSLLIDTGLGICNIYDKVRKLTDKPVTAVATHIHWDHIGGHKYFPDFYVHEDELNWLNGEFPLTMEQIKDMVIDRCNLPEGYDVNKYEFFQGTPTRALKDGDEINIGGRCIQVLHTPGHSPGHMCFWEEDHGYLFTGDLVYKDTLFAYYPSTDPEAYLVSLEKISALPVKCVFPAHHSLDIQPDILIRMRDAFRQLQTNGQLHHGSGTFDHGNWAIWL, encoded by the coding sequence ATGAACGATTGGTTTACAACAGACCGAATTGATGCAGATACATATATCATCAGCGAATATCGGCATTGGGAGGAAACGCACTGCTATTTTCTGAACGGTTCTGAGCACAGTCTTCTGATTGATACTGGCCTTGGCATTTGTAATATTTATGACAAGGTAAGGAAGTTGACGGACAAGCCGGTTACTGCTGTTGCCACGCACATCCATTGGGATCATATTGGGGGTCACAAATATTTTCCGGACTTTTACGTTCACGAGGATGAACTGAATTGGCTAAACGGCGAATTCCCTTTGACTATGGAGCAGATCAAAGATATGGTAATTGATCGCTGTAATCTGCCAGAAGGTTATGATGTGAACAAATATGAATTCTTTCAGGGGACACCGACAAGGGCGCTAAAGGACGGCGACGAAATTAACATTGGAGGCCGTTGCATTCAGGTACTGCATACTCCTGGTCATTCACCAGGGCATATGTGCTTTTGGGAAGAGGATCACGGCTATCTCTTTACCGGCGATTTGGTTTACAAAGATACGTTATTTGCTTACTATCCATCCACCGATCCTGAGGCATATCTCGTTTCTTTGGAAAAGATTTCAGCACTGCCTGTAAAATGTGTTTTTCCAGCACACCACTCTCTGGACATTCAACCTGATATCCTTATCCGGATGCGTGATGCTTTCCGACAACTTCAAACCAATGGACAACTGCATC